From the Maioricimonas rarisocia genome, one window contains:
- a CDS encoding IS4 family transposase, with product MLTDEPRYDVWEQIRQQDLKAFARLLPESLVVQAAERADVRIVRSALAIPNLVWLGVLSALHSTKSFARILTLTAQMLDLSANGLPEAVARSRRNAARRKPKASKHSPRGKDPATVTEEAFTQARRRMPVAVWFVLIELLTARFEEQHQDLIRWKRFRLLALDGTTIRLPQHNRLAEHFGTSSNGRYRVAQARMVMLQLPLVRLPWRYELGPVDEGERTVAARLLKQVRRNDLVLMDQGFWSYGLFHQIHAARGYFAIRQYPGVRMKTLRRLGPRDRIVRWKTPSGPRWRNANLPESITLRVINYQIKGFPPSAVVTNVLGPKRISREDWIRMATEAEPGHPLDPAVRKGIGLYHRRWEIETTFQELKVYQGLERTLRSHSPESVQYEVAGHVVLYLLVRWLMVEAAQRSTGDGDPLGVSFKHALEELVTAWPLLLTSTSTEVNRRVLPKLLAAIASHEVQWRPGRTFARKTSSASKKRRRKKSARQQT from the coding sequence ATGCTCACGGATGAGCCAAGGTATGATGTCTGGGAACAGATTCGTCAACAGGACCTCAAAGCGTTTGCCCGGCTACTGCCTGAGTCGCTCGTCGTTCAGGCCGCCGAGCGGGCGGATGTCAGGATCGTTCGCTCGGCATTGGCAATTCCCAACCTGGTCTGGCTGGGAGTGCTCTCGGCACTGCATTCGACAAAGAGCTTTGCCCGGATTCTCACGCTGACCGCCCAGATGTTGGACCTGTCGGCCAATGGCTTGCCCGAAGCGGTTGCACGATCCCGCCGCAACGCGGCACGACGCAAACCGAAGGCATCGAAACACAGTCCGCGGGGAAAAGATCCTGCGACGGTGACTGAAGAAGCCTTCACCCAGGCCCGCCGACGCATGCCGGTCGCTGTCTGGTTCGTCCTCATCGAACTGCTCACGGCCCGGTTCGAGGAACAGCACCAAGACCTGATCCGCTGGAAGCGGTTTCGTTTGCTGGCGCTGGACGGGACCACCATTCGGCTGCCGCAACACAATCGTCTGGCCGAGCACTTCGGCACCAGCAGCAACGGCCGGTATCGTGTCGCGCAGGCCCGTATGGTCATGTTGCAGTTGCCTCTGGTCCGTCTGCCCTGGCGGTACGAACTGGGACCGGTCGACGAAGGCGAACGCACCGTGGCCGCCCGATTGCTGAAGCAGGTACGGCGTAACGATCTGGTGCTGATGGATCAGGGGTTCTGGAGCTACGGGTTGTTCCATCAGATCCATGCAGCGCGGGGCTACTTTGCGATTCGACAGTATCCGGGTGTTCGCATGAAGACGCTGCGGCGGCTGGGCCCCAGGGATCGCATTGTGCGCTGGAAAACTCCCTCCGGACCACGTTGGCGCAATGCAAATCTTCCCGAGTCGATCACGCTGCGCGTCATCAACTACCAGATCAAAGGCTTTCCCCCCAGTGCGGTGGTGACCAATGTGCTGGGACCGAAGCGCATCAGTCGCGAAGACTGGATCCGGATGGCGACAGAAGCCGAACCGGGACATCCACTGGATCCCGCGGTGCGCAAAGGCATCGGGTTGTATCATCGTCGCTGGGAGATCGAAACGACGTTTCAGGAACTGAAAGTCTACCAGGGGCTGGAACGGACCCTGCGGAGTCATTCGCCGGAATCAGTGCAGTACGAGGTGGCCGGCCACGTGGTGCTGTACCTGCTGGTTCGCTGGTTAATGGTCGAAGCCGCGCAGCGGTCCACCGGCGACGGAGACCCGTTGGGGGTGAGCTTCAAGCACGCCCTGGAAGAACTGGTGACGGCTTGGCCGCTGTTGCTGACATCCACCTCAACGGAGGTGAACCGTCGCGTGCTTCCCAAGCTGCTGGCAGCTATTGCATCTCACGAAGTCCAGTGGCGTCCCGGCCGAACATTCGCCAGAAAGACAAGCAGTGCAAGCAAGAAGCGCCGACGAAAGAAGAGCGCACGCCAACAAACTTAG
- the cls gene encoding cardiolipin synthase: protein MFVLTDYWPHLIALIGICAALVASGHVVTRKRDTRSAIGWFGLIWLAPLLGSLLYWLLGINRIQRRGKDMHGRRRDAVSQLDLPREESRKPVPRGTSEYPRLFQMVRVVSELTDRPLLPGNTVRPLLNGDEAYPEMLAAIDSAEQSISLVTYIFDHDEAGVEFLDALQRAHERGVQVRILVDGVGTHYSRPTIESGLKERQLPHAIFLPTRVPRLFNYANLRNHRKILVVDGRIGFTGGLNIREGCRLNNNPSHPVQDIHFRIEGPVVAHLQEAFATDWAFTTDEILTGDLWFPSLDLSGDVWARGISDGPDEDFDKLRLAIHGAIAVAESRLLISTPYFLPDPPMVTALSTAAMRGVDVRVIIPERNNIKLVEWACMAQLEELLERGIRVWLAPPPFDHSKLLLVDNGWSLIGSSNWDDRSLRLNFEFNVECYSEDLNGELSEIFDHKQLRARELTWKEWSQRSFPVRIRDGLARLASPYL from the coding sequence ATGTTCGTTCTGACTGACTACTGGCCCCACCTGATTGCCCTGATCGGCATCTGCGCAGCGCTCGTCGCTTCCGGACATGTCGTGACCCGCAAACGGGACACGCGCTCCGCGATCGGCTGGTTCGGGCTGATCTGGCTCGCCCCCCTGCTGGGCTCCCTGCTTTACTGGCTGCTGGGCATCAATCGCATCCAGCGCCGCGGCAAAGACATGCACGGCCGTCGCAGAGACGCGGTCTCGCAGCTCGATCTCCCACGAGAGGAGAGCCGCAAACCAGTCCCCAGGGGAACATCCGAGTATCCGCGTCTCTTTCAGATGGTCCGCGTCGTCAGCGAACTGACCGACCGCCCGCTCCTTCCCGGAAACACGGTCCGGCCGCTCCTCAACGGTGACGAAGCCTACCCTGAGATGCTTGCGGCCATCGACTCGGCAGAACAATCCATTTCACTGGTCACGTACATCTTCGACCACGACGAAGCCGGCGTCGAGTTCCTCGATGCACTCCAGCGAGCCCATGAACGGGGCGTCCAGGTGCGGATTCTCGTCGATGGCGTTGGCACCCACTACAGCCGCCCCACGATCGAGTCGGGGCTCAAGGAACGCCAGCTGCCTCACGCAATCTTCCTTCCGACACGCGTGCCGCGACTGTTCAATTACGCCAACCTGCGGAACCACCGCAAGATCCTCGTCGTCGACGGCCGCATCGGTTTCACGGGAGGTCTCAACATCCGCGAAGGATGCCGCCTCAATAACAATCCGTCTCACCCGGTCCAGGACATTCATTTTCGGATCGAAGGCCCGGTTGTCGCACACCTGCAGGAAGCCTTCGCCACCGACTGGGCATTCACCACCGACGAGATCCTGACCGGCGACCTCTGGTTCCCTTCGCTGGACCTGAGCGGCGACGTCTGGGCCCGGGGGATCTCTGACGGCCCCGACGAGGACTTCGACAAGCTGCGGCTCGCGATCCATGGGGCAATCGCCGTGGCCGAGTCGCGACTGCTCATCTCCACGCCGTACTTCCTCCCCGATCCTCCCATGGTCACCGCACTCTCGACCGCCGCCATGCGAGGCGTCGACGTCCGCGTCATCATCCCCGAACGCAACAACATCAAGCTCGTCGAATGGGCCTGCATGGCACAGCTCGAAGAACTGCTCGAACGGGGGATCCGCGTGTGGCTTGCCCCACCCCCTTTCGACCATTCCAAACTGCTGCTCGTCGACAACGGCTGGTCGCTGATCGGATCGTCCAACTGGGATGACCGCAGCCTGCGGCTGAACTTCGAGTTCAATGTCGAGTGCTACAGCGAAGATCTGAACGGGGAACTGTCCGAGATCTTCGACCACAAGCAGTTGCGGGCCCGCGAATTGACCTGGAAGGAGTGGTCGCAGCGTTCGTTCCCGGTCCGCATCCGCGACGGCCTGGCCCGACTCGCCTCGCCGTATCTGTAG
- a CDS encoding UDP-glucose dehydrogenase family protein: protein MKVVMLGTGYVGLVTGTCFADSGNDVTCVDINQQKIDMLNRGEVPIYEPGLAEMVRRNAASGRLQFTTDLRGPVAEADCVFVAVGTPQGDDGSADLSYVFGAAEAIAPHLREDAIVVVKSTVPVGTNRAVFGRLKELTGRDVHVASNPEFLKEGCAIDDFTKPDRVVVGVMDKKVGEVLAQLYAPFLRTEQPFLVMGLESAEMTKYVANCMLATKISFINEMANLCDRVGADINEVRRGIGHDQRIGFSFLFPGVGYGGSCFPKDVRAMISVADTRGMDAEILKAVDEVNNRQKHVLFAKLDEHFGGDLKGKKIAVWGLSFKPRTDDIREAPSLVLIEQLLAGGADIHVHDPVAVENVKAQLGDKLTYHEHHYDALEGVDALAIVTEWNEYRNPDFEYVKHKMGTPVIFDGRNLYDPEKMGAAGFTYSGIGLKSPGRR, encoded by the coding sequence GTGAAAGTCGTCATGCTGGGGACCGGCTACGTCGGTCTCGTCACCGGAACCTGTTTCGCGGACAGCGGAAACGATGTCACCTGCGTGGACATCAATCAGCAGAAGATCGATATGCTCAATCGGGGCGAAGTCCCGATCTACGAGCCCGGGCTGGCCGAGATGGTCCGTCGCAATGCGGCTTCGGGCCGGCTGCAGTTCACCACGGATCTGCGGGGACCGGTTGCGGAGGCCGATTGCGTCTTCGTTGCGGTCGGAACGCCACAGGGAGACGACGGGTCGGCAGATCTGAGCTACGTCTTCGGAGCGGCCGAGGCGATCGCCCCGCATCTGCGTGAGGATGCGATCGTCGTCGTCAAAAGCACGGTTCCGGTCGGGACGAACCGCGCCGTTTTCGGTCGACTGAAGGAACTGACCGGACGGGATGTGCACGTCGCCTCGAACCCGGAGTTCCTCAAGGAAGGGTGTGCGATCGACGATTTCACGAAGCCGGATCGTGTCGTCGTCGGCGTCATGGACAAGAAAGTCGGCGAAGTCCTCGCACAGCTGTACGCCCCGTTCCTGCGCACGGAACAGCCGTTCCTGGTCATGGGCCTCGAGAGTGCCGAGATGACCAAGTACGTCGCCAACTGCATGCTGGCGACCAAGATCAGTTTCATCAACGAAATGGCCAACCTGTGCGACCGGGTGGGGGCGGACATCAACGAGGTTCGTCGCGGCATCGGCCACGATCAGCGAATCGGGTTTTCGTTCCTGTTTCCCGGCGTTGGCTACGGCGGTTCGTGTTTCCCGAAGGACGTGCGGGCGATGATCTCGGTCGCCGACACGCGTGGGATGGATGCGGAGATCCTCAAGGCGGTCGACGAGGTCAACAACCGGCAGAAGCACGTCCTGTTCGCGAAACTGGACGAGCACTTCGGCGGGGATCTGAAGGGTAAGAAGATCGCGGTCTGGGGGCTCTCGTTCAAGCCGCGGACGGACGACATCCGGGAAGCCCCCTCGCTGGTGCTGATCGAGCAGCTGCTCGCCGGCGGGGCCGACATTCACGTGCATGACCCGGTTGCCGTGGAGAACGTGAAGGCTCAGTTGGGGGACAAACTGACATATCACGAACACCACTACGATGCCCTGGAGGGGGTCGACGCTCTAGCGATCGTTACGGAGTGGAATGAGTACCGGAATCCCGACTTCGAGTACGTCAAGCACAAGATGGGCACGCCGGTCATCTTCGACGGTCGAAACCTGTACGACCCGGAGAAGATGGGGGCAGCCGGATTCACGTATTCCGGGATCGGGCTGAAGTCGCCAGGCCGGCGGTGA
- a CDS encoding tRNA (cytidine(34)-2'-O)-methyltransferase, giving the protein MDSPQPPLHVVLYQPDIPQNTGNIGRTCVAVGAKLWLVRPLGYRLDDRYLKRAGMDYWQHLDWEAVDSWAELESRLPAERMWLLTRYATKLAWEVSFQPGDVLVFGSESRGLPDSLRERLAHRCLKLPMRPEVRSLNLASTANTIVYEAIRQFGGLP; this is encoded by the coding sequence ATGGACTCCCCTCAACCGCCGCTGCATGTCGTGCTGTACCAGCCCGACATTCCCCAGAACACCGGCAACATCGGTCGCACCTGTGTCGCAGTCGGCGCGAAACTCTGGCTGGTCCGACCGCTCGGATACCGGCTCGACGACCGGTACCTCAAGCGGGCCGGCATGGACTACTGGCAGCACCTCGACTGGGAAGCGGTCGACAGCTGGGCCGAACTGGAGTCACGGCTGCCGGCGGAACGGATGTGGCTGCTCACCCGTTACGCCACGAAACTGGCCTGGGAGGTGTCGTTTCAGCCGGGAGATGTGCTGGTCTTCGGCAGCGAGTCGCGGGGCCTGCCCGACAGCCTCCGTGAGCGTCTGGCACACCGGTGCCTCAAACTCCCGATGCGGCCGGAAGTTCGCAGTCTCAATCTGGCGAGCACCGCCAACACGATCGTCTACGAGGCAATCCGCCAGTTTGGGGGACTCCCCTGA
- a CDS encoding 4a-hydroxytetrahydrobiopterin dehydratase has translation MAEDVILTEDQLAQELEQLPEWEIRDGWLRRKYRTPGWPHTMMLANAIAYVADAAWHHPDLELGYAQVVVKIQTHRVRAITESDIALARRIDEVALWRPDENSPLDGFPKTWVR, from the coding sequence ATGGCCGAAGACGTCATCCTCACTGAAGATCAACTGGCTCAGGAACTCGAGCAGCTCCCCGAGTGGGAAATCCGGGACGGCTGGCTCCGACGCAAATACCGGACACCCGGCTGGCCGCACACGATGATGCTCGCCAACGCAATCGCCTACGTGGCCGATGCCGCCTGGCACCACCCCGACCTCGAACTCGGGTACGCGCAGGTCGTGGTGAAGATCCAGACGCACCGCGTCCGCGCGATCACCGAAAGTGACATCGCCCTGGCCCGGCGGATCGATGAAGTCGCGCTGTGGCGGCCCGACGAGAATTCGCCGCTCGACGGCTTCCCCAAAACCTGGGTTCGCTGA
- a CDS encoding SDR family NAD(P)-dependent oxidoreductase codes for MRDVHAFFSRQPSDFRWFMDSDTSQIASSFAALSGRRAVVTGASSGIGRAIALEFARAGADVLVHYRRSADAAEQTARDIENLGRRAVTLSADLGDPAALEPFVSEACNRLGEIDTWVNNAGVDLLTGPDADLPYDQKLQRLLDIDVRSSALLCRLVGQRMQAQGRGVLLNIGWDQADRGMEGDSGELFAAAKNAVMGLTRSLAVSLAPQVRVNCIAPGWIKTAWGETASDVWQQRVLRETPLRRWGTPEDIARLARFLASDDAGYLTGQVINANGGAIR; via the coding sequence ATGCGGGACGTACACGCATTCTTCTCCCGCCAGCCATCAGATTTCCGTTGGTTTATGGATTCGGACACCTCTCAGATAGCCTCATCCTTCGCCGCTCTGTCGGGACGACGGGCCGTCGTCACTGGTGCCTCGTCCGGCATCGGACGCGCGATCGCACTCGAGTTCGCCCGTGCCGGCGCCGACGTCCTGGTCCATTACCGACGGTCTGCCGATGCGGCCGAACAGACCGCCCGCGATATTGAGAACCTCGGCCGACGGGCCGTCACCCTCTCTGCCGACCTGGGAGATCCGGCGGCCCTCGAACCGTTTGTCAGCGAGGCCTGCAACCGACTCGGAGAGATCGACACCTGGGTCAACAACGCCGGCGTCGACCTGCTGACCGGCCCCGATGCCGACCTTCCTTACGACCAGAAACTGCAGCGCCTGCTCGACATCGATGTCCGCTCCTCCGCCCTGCTCTGCCGGCTCGTCGGGCAACGGATGCAGGCACAGGGCCGCGGCGTGTTGCTCAATATCGGCTGGGACCAGGCGGATCGCGGCATGGAAGGAGACAGCGGCGAACTGTTTGCCGCCGCGAAGAACGCCGTGATGGGCCTGACCCGCTCACTCGCCGTCAGTCTCGCACCGCAGGTTCGCGTCAACTGCATCGCCCCTGGTTGGATCAAAACCGCCTGGGGAGAAACCGCGAGCGACGTCTGGCAGCAGCGTGTCCTCCGCGAAACCCCACTGCGTCGCTGGGGAACGCCCGAAGACATCGCCCGTCTGGCCCGGTTCCTCGCCAGCGATGATGCCGGCTACCTGACCGGACAGGTGATCAATGCGAACGGCGGGGCCATCCGCTGA
- a CDS encoding ArsR/SmtB family transcription factor: MVANLMEPPRQAQSNGARFPALSDQLEKDLVQVFKLLSDETRLKILLYLVREGELHVSALCERLGQSQPAVSHHLALLRVAGIIEPRRDGKHNFYSVRKDRFHEIIGELFQSMMAEGGQPTVRFDDFVITQDA; this comes from the coding sequence ATGGTTGCAAACCTGATGGAGCCTCCGCGTCAGGCCCAATCCAACGGAGCACGGTTTCCGGCTCTGTCTGACCAGCTCGAAAAGGACCTCGTGCAGGTCTTCAAGCTTCTGTCGGATGAAACGCGGCTGAAAATCCTGTTGTACCTGGTCCGTGAAGGTGAACTGCACGTCTCGGCATTGTGCGAACGGCTCGGACAGAGCCAGCCGGCCGTCAGCCACCACCTGGCACTGCTGCGTGTGGCTGGAATCATTGAGCCGCGACGGGACGGAAAGCACAACTTCTACTCGGTTCGCAAGGATCGTTTCCACGAGATCATCGGGGAACTGTTCCAGAGCATGATGGCCGAAGGGGGGCAGCCGACCGTGCGGTTCGATGACTTCGTCATCACTCAGGATGCCTGA
- the carA gene encoding glutamine-hydrolyzing carbamoyl-phosphate synthase small subunit, translated as MRRPAKLALADGTVFEGTAFGAEGEVYGEVVFNTSMTGYQEILTDPSYNGQIVTMTYPLIGNYGINSGDAESGRVALRGFVVRELCEEPSNYRSEQTLDEYLRAAGVIGLQGIDTRALVRRIRVHGAMTGVLSTTDLDDSSLVRKAQESPQLVGHDLVRDVMPDSSQEWAEPLSDFFHYPVTPPAWSGAADSSDEPHVVAIDFGMKWNIPRHLRDMGCRVTVVPGTLGADEILAHNPDGIFLSNGPGDPRPLEYAIRTIQELVEQKPVFGICLGVQLLGLAMGGEIFKLKFGHRGANQPVLDKRTGKVEITTQNHGFALSADSLPDNVEVTHLNLNDNTVEGIRHKERPVFGVQYHPEASAGPHDSHYLFGEFRNLLQPVT; from the coding sequence ATGAGACGACCGGCGAAACTCGCTCTGGCAGATGGGACCGTTTTCGAGGGAACCGCCTTCGGTGCTGAAGGCGAGGTCTATGGGGAGGTTGTGTTCAACACGAGCATGACCGGCTACCAGGAGATCCTCACCGACCCCTCGTACAACGGTCAGATCGTGACGATGACCTACCCGCTGATCGGGAACTACGGCATCAACTCCGGCGATGCCGAGAGTGGCCGGGTGGCCCTGCGGGGATTCGTCGTTCGTGAACTTTGCGAAGAGCCGAGTAACTACCGCTCGGAACAGACGCTGGACGAGTACCTCCGCGCCGCGGGAGTGATCGGGTTGCAGGGGATCGACACCCGGGCCCTGGTTCGCCGCATCCGCGTTCATGGCGCGATGACCGGCGTGCTTTCGACGACGGATCTCGACGACTCTTCACTGGTCCGCAAGGCGCAGGAGAGTCCGCAACTGGTTGGCCACGACCTGGTTCGCGACGTCATGCCCGATTCGTCGCAGGAGTGGGCCGAACCTCTGTCGGACTTCTTCCACTACCCGGTCACGCCGCCCGCCTGGTCCGGTGCTGCCGACAGCAGTGATGAACCGCATGTGGTGGCGATCGACTTCGGCATGAAGTGGAACATCCCCAGGCACCTGCGGGACATGGGGTGCCGGGTGACCGTCGTGCCGGGAACGCTGGGTGCGGACGAGATCCTCGCTCACAACCCGGACGGCATCTTCCTGTCCAACGGTCCCGGGGATCCGCGGCCGCTTGAGTACGCGATCCGGACAATCCAGGAACTGGTGGAACAGAAGCCGGTCTTCGGGATCTGTCTGGGCGTGCAGTTGCTCGGGCTCGCCATGGGAGGCGAGATCTTCAAGCTGAAGTTCGGGCATCGCGGTGCGAACCAGCCGGTGCTCGACAAGCGGACCGGCAAGGTCGAGATCACGACCCAGAACCACGGCTTCGCTCTGTCGGCCGACTCGCTTCCCGACAATGTCGAAGTGACGCACCTGAATCTCAACGACAACACCGTCGAAGGGATCCGGCACAAGGAGCGGCCTGTCTTCGGAGTCCAGTACCACCCCGAAGCGTCCGCCGGTCCGCACGACAGCCACTATCTCTTCGGCGAGTTCCGAAATCTGCTGCAGCCGGTGACGTAA
- the ndk gene encoding nucleoside-diphosphate kinase — MAAERTLILFKPDAVQRRLCGRLLTRIEERGLKIVGLKMLQVTPELSREHYAEHVEKPFYPQLEEFITSAPVIALCVEGPEAIQVMRGMMGKTNGRESAPGTIRGDYGVSRQMNLIHGSDGPEAAAREIGIYFSDSELFDYDPTLAPWTCADDEL; from the coding sequence ATGGCGGCTGAGCGTACGCTGATTCTGTTCAAGCCAGATGCCGTTCAGCGGCGTCTGTGCGGGCGTCTGCTGACGCGTATTGAAGAGCGTGGTCTGAAGATCGTCGGACTCAAGATGCTCCAGGTGACGCCGGAACTCTCCCGCGAGCACTACGCCGAGCATGTCGAGAAGCCGTTCTACCCGCAGCTCGAAGAGTTCATCACGTCCGCACCGGTCATCGCCCTGTGTGTCGAAGGGCCCGAGGCGATTCAGGTGATGCGGGGCATGATGGGCAAGACGAACGGCCGCGAGTCGGCCCCCGGGACGATTCGGGGAGACTACGGAGTCTCGCGTCAGATGAACCTGATCCACGGCAGCGACGGTCCGGAAGCGGCTGCCCGCGAGATCGGCATCTACTTCTCGGACAGCGAGCTGTTCGATTACGACCCGACGCTCGCTCCCTGGACCTGTGCCGACGACGAGCTCTGA
- a CDS encoding thioredoxin family protein → MRYKRWAGPAVLLLLCATAQAADDVWMTDFDAARKRAEELQRPMLIHFGADWCGPCRQMERNVLHTARVKEQISSSVVAVVVNVDKQPKLAARFGVTSLPTDLFIEPDGKRLMQSTGYRPASEYASSVARASTRYHDLLASRRPEEPKTPIAAVPQNDEEAPKAKVTSESRTEPVLDGFCPVALLKQRRWIKGSPQFTTEHRGQIYHLSSDEALESFDEDPERFAPRFLGCDPIIVWQTDRAVPGSTRFGAFYDDELYLFVSDENRKTFKENPDRYIRTRVVLDVDQIESVIR, encoded by the coding sequence ATGCGATACAAACGTTGGGCCGGCCCCGCGGTCCTGCTGCTGCTCTGTGCGACCGCTCAGGCCGCCGACGACGTCTGGATGACCGACTTCGACGCGGCCCGCAAACGGGCCGAGGAACTCCAGCGGCCGATGCTCATTCACTTCGGTGCCGACTGGTGCGGCCCCTGTCGCCAGATGGAACGGAACGTTCTGCATACCGCGCGCGTCAAGGAACAGATCAGCTCGAGCGTCGTCGCGGTCGTGGTGAACGTCGACAAGCAGCCCAAGCTGGCAGCCCGCTTCGGCGTGACCTCCCTGCCGACCGACCTGTTCATCGAACCGGACGGCAAGCGGCTGATGCAGTCGACCGGCTACCGCCCGGCCAGCGAGTACGCCAGCTCGGTCGCCCGCGCCTCGACGCGATATCACGACCTGCTCGCCTCACGCCGACCGGAAGAGCCGAAAACTCCCATCGCTGCCGTCCCGCAGAACGACGAAGAAGCCCCCAAGGCGAAAGTGACCAGCGAGTCGCGCACCGAGCCGGTCCTCGATGGCTTCTGCCCGGTGGCCCTGCTGAAGCAGCGACGGTGGATCAAGGGGAGCCCGCAGTTCACGACCGAGCATCGCGGCCAGATCTACCACCTCTCGTCGGACGAAGCACTGGAAAGCTTCGACGAGGATCCCGAGCGATTCGCTCCGCGGTTCCTCGGCTGTGACCCGATCATCGTCTGGCAGACCGACCGGGCCGTCCCGGGCAGCACACGGTTCGGTGCGTTCTACGACGACGAGCTGTATCTGTTCGTCAGCGACGAGAACCGCAAGACGTTCAAGGAAAACCCGGACCGCTACATCCGCACGCGCGTCGTGCTGGATGTCGATCAGATCGAGTCGGTCATCCGCTGA
- a CDS encoding anthranilate synthase component II, which translates to MIVLIDNYDSFVFNLARYLEELGQETHVVRSDAVTVTQLADLKPAAIVLSPGPCTPAEAGISVDVVQQLGADVPTLGVCLGHQAIGVASGGRVVRAEEPMHGRTSDVFHDRRGLLAHFPNPFRAMRYHSLVLEEASLPDELRVTARTRDGIIMAVEHRMKPIWGVQFHPESVLTECGHALLARFLEQAGLPVARCRGSEYTPPSQTNDFYARGIESFVVPPPTSD; encoded by the coding sequence ATGATCGTCCTGATCGACAACTACGACAGCTTCGTCTTCAACCTGGCCCGGTATCTCGAGGAGCTGGGCCAGGAGACGCACGTCGTCCGCAGTGACGCTGTCACCGTCACACAGCTGGCCGACCTGAAACCGGCAGCAATTGTTCTCTCCCCCGGCCCCTGCACGCCAGCCGAAGCCGGCATCTCGGTCGACGTCGTGCAGCAGCTCGGAGCCGACGTGCCGACCCTTGGCGTCTGCCTGGGACACCAGGCAATCGGCGTCGCCTCTGGCGGACGAGTTGTCCGCGCAGAAGAACCGATGCACGGACGCACGTCGGACGTCTTCCACGACCGCAGGGGGCTGCTCGCACACTTTCCGAACCCGTTCCGGGCGATGCGATACCACTCGCTGGTCCTGGAAGAAGCTTCGTTGCCGGACGAACTTCGCGTCACCGCCCGTACCAGAGACGGCATCATCATGGCCGTCGAGCATCGCATGAAACCGATCTGGGGTGTGCAGTTTCATCCCGAATCGGTGCTGACCGAATGTGGCCACGCCCTGCTCGCCCGCTTTCTCGAGCAGGCCGGTCTGCCGGTCGCCCGCTGCCGCGGCTCAGAGTACACCCCGCCTTCCCAGACTAACGACTTCTACGCCCGCGGAATCGAGAGCTTCGTCGTTCCGCCGCCCACCTCCGACTGA